The Actinomadura graeca nucleotide sequence GGCGACGAGGCCGCCCGCGGCTTCCCCCGCCTGTACGTCGACGCCGACGTGGAGCTGCGCACCGCCGACGTGCGGGCGCTCGCGCAGGCCCTCGACCGGCCGGAAGTGGCCGCGGCGGCGCCGTCCCGCCGCCTGGACATGACGGGCCGGGCCTGGCCCGTCCGCTCCTACTACCGGGTGTGGACGCGGCTGCCCGAGGTGCGCCGCGGGCTGTTCGGCCGCGGCGTCGTCGGCGTCACCGAGGCGGGCCACGCCCGGCTCGCCGCGCTCCCCCGCGTGATCGCCGACGACCTGGCGTCCTCGCTGGCCTTCGGCGCCTCCGAGCGGGCCGTCGTCGACTCCGCCGTCGTCGTCGTGCACCCCCCGCGCACCCTCGGTGACCTGCTGCGCCGCAGGGAGCGCGCCGCCGCGGGCGTCGAGCAGCTGGAGGAGGCCGAGCTCGGCCAGCCCGGCGGATCGGCCCGCACCCGCCCGTCCGACCTCGTCGCGATGGTCCGGCACGAGCCGCGCCTCGCCCCGCACATGGCCGTCTTCCTGTCGGTGACGGTCCTGGCCCGCGCCCGGAGGTCCCGCCGCAAGGGCGACTACGGCACCTGGCAGCGGGACGAGAGCAGCCGCACCTGACCTCACCGCCGCGGCCACCCGGGCAGCCACTCCCGCCGTGCCGCCCACAGGCGGCGCCAGTCCTCGCCCCGCGCGGTCGCCCGCCCCTGCCGCTCCGGCCGCGCCGACAGCAGGCGGCTGAGCGTCGCCCGCGCGAGGACGCCGAGCGCGAGCAGGCCGACGGCGGCCTGGGCGAGGCCGGGCGGAAGGTGCCGGCGCAGCAGGGTGGCCTTGCCGGTGAACAGCAGCACCAGCTTGCCGATGCTGCTGGACGACCCGCCCACGTCGTGCTGGTAGACGCCCCGCCCGGTGACCGTCGGCCGGTAGCCGCGGGCCGCGGCCCGCAGGCACAGGTCGGCGTCCTCGGCGTACATGAAGAAGCCCTTGTCGAACCCGCCGGTCTCGTCCCAGGCCCGCCGCGAGACGAGCATGAACCCGCCGGTGACGACCGGGACGCGCCGGACCTGGTCCTCCCCCGTCCAGGGCCGCGGCGACTCGGGGTCGAAGATCCG carries:
- a CDS encoding glycosyltransferase family 2 protein — encoded protein: MSIVIPAHNEARVIGRLLDGLLEAAEPGEFDIVVVPNGCTDETAQVAGSYGPPVRVVESPEASKAAALRLGDEAARGFPRLYVDADVELRTADVRALAQALDRPEVAAAAPSRRLDMTGRAWPVRSYYRVWTRLPEVRRGLFGRGVVGVTEAGHARLAALPRVIADDLASSLAFGASERAVVDSAVVVVHPPRTLGDLLRRRERAAAGVEQLEEAELGQPGGSARTRPSDLVAMVRHEPRLAPHMAVFLSVTVLARARRSRRKGDYGTWQRDESSRT